Within the Sulfitobacter noctilucicola genome, the region CGTCCATCCGGACCTTACTAGGGATCAATTAAGGCAAATTTGGGGCAAATAAGGCAAATTAAGGCAGTGCAGTTTCAATTCTAACGGGAATTTCTTCGGTGCCCGCGAAAATGCCATAATTTGAGGGATTTAGCAGATTTTTCCGTGCCTAAAGCCATTCGGATAAGTTGCAAAGCGCCCACAAACAGAAGCGTTCTGCATTTTTGCAGTCACGTAGGGGTTGATTGTGCGGCTCTTATCGCTGTTGGCCGCGCGCCATGAAAGCGAGCCGCTCAAACAAGTGGACGTCCTGCTCGTTTTTCAACAGCGCACCATGCAGCTTGGGCAGGGCAGAGGCCCCGTCCTTCTTCAGATCCGCCGCATCCATGTCTTCGGCCAGCAGCAGCTTGAGCCAGTCGAGAACCTCGGAGGTGGAGGGCTTTTTCTTCAGGCCTTGCTGCTCACGGATCTCGTAGAACTGGGTCAATGCTGTCGTCAGCAAGGCTTCCTTGATCCCGGGGTGGTGGACTTCGACGATTTTCTTCAAAGTCTCCATTTCCGGGAAGCGGATGTAGTGAAAGAAACAACGGCGCAGGAACGCATCCGGCAGCTCTTTTTCGTTGTTCGATGTGATGATGACGATAGGGCGGTTCTCGGCTTTGATCGTCTCGCCTGTCTCGTAAACAAAGAATTCCATCTTATCGAGCTCTTGCAGCAGGTCGTTGGGAAATTCGATGTCGGCCTTGTCGATCTCGTCAATCAGCAGAACAACCTTTTCACCCGCTTCGAAAGCTTCCCAAAGCTTGCCCTTGCGGATGTAGTTGGCAACGTCATGCACACGCTCTTCACCCAGCTGGCTGTCGCGCAGGCGGCTTACCGCATCGTATTCATAAAGGCCCTGTTGCGCGCGTGTGGTTGATTTGATGTTCCATTCGATCATCCGCAAACCCAGCGCGTTTGATACCTGTTTCGCAAGTTCGGTCTTACCCGTTCCCGGCTCGCCTTTAACCAACAACGGACGCTCCAGCGTCACGGCTGCATTGACGGCAATTGTCAGGTCATCAGTTGCAACATAATCTGCGGTGCCTTGGAATTTCATTGCTTTTCAACCTTCTGTCGCCTGCGCCCGCAGTTGGGCCTTTCAGACCTTTAACCAAAAATCAAAGGGATTGTGTAGTGACAATTCGAGGATGCTAAGGTAGACGCGGCGTCACAGGAGCTGACTGGGGAGAGAGGTCTCGAATGCCAGGGCTAAAAACCGTTGAGGGACAAAAGATGAAACAGGAAGTTTTTCTGTCTGACGACTATTCACCTGCGGAAGACGAACCATTCATGAACGACAAGCAGACGGAATATTTCCGTCGCAAGTTGTTGAACTGGAAAGCGGAACTGATCGAAGGTAGCCGCGACACCATCGAAGAGCTGCAAAACGGCACGCGCAATATTCCTGATGTGAACGACCGCGCTTCCGAAGAAACCGACCGCGCGCTTGAGCTGCGCACACGGGATCGGGCCCGCAAATTGGTGGGCAAGATCGACGCGGCTTTGCGGCGGATCGAAGAAGGTGAATTCGGCTATTGCTCGGTCACGGGTGATCCAATTTCGCTCAAGCGTCTGGATGCACGTCCTATCGCGACTATGAGCCTTGAAGCTCAGGAAAAACACGAGCGCCGCGAGAAAGTACATCGCGACGATTGATCGACCACTCCGTATGGAAACGGGTCGGATGAGAGGCTAGACGCCGGGGCTTGGCTCCGGCGTTTGCTTGTGGAGGACCGTGATGACGATCTCGAATGCCATTGTTGTGGGCGGCGGAATTGGCGGGCTGGCGGCTGCGGCGGCTTTGGCCCAACGCGGGGTCGCCGTGACCGTTCTGGAACAAGCCCCAGCATTGGGCGAAGTGGGGGCCGGCCTGCAGGTCAGCCCGAACGGTTTGGCCGTCTTGCGCAACCTTGGTGTAGTCCCGGCCTTGCGCAGCAAGCAAGCCGTCGCTGCACAAGCAGTTGTTCTGCGTGACTACGCCGCGGGCGCCACTGTCGCGGTTCTGGACCTGAAGCGGCACCGGCCTGATCAATCCTATCTTTTTGTCCATCGGGCAGACCTTGTGGACGCGCTGGCAGGTGCTGCCAAGCGCGCAAACGTGACTTTCGAAATGGGCGCACAGGTCGCAAGCGTGAGGCCCGGACCTACGCCACAGGTGCAGCTTGCAGATGGCAGCACCCGCCGCGCCGAGCTGATCGTTGCGGCGGATGGTATCCACTCGGTGGCGCGCGCCGTGCTGAACGGACCGGACAAGGCGGCGTTCTCGGGGCAGGTGGCGTGGCGGGCCGTTATTGAAAACTCCATGCAGCATCCGGCCCAAGCCCATGTACATATGGGACCGGGCCGCC harbors:
- the dksA gene encoding RNA polymerase-binding protein DksA, which translates into the protein MKQEVFLSDDYSPAEDEPFMNDKQTEYFRRKLLNWKAELIEGSRDTIEELQNGTRNIPDVNDRASEETDRALELRTRDRARKLVGKIDAALRRIEEGEFGYCSVTGDPISLKRLDARPIATMSLEAQEKHERREKVHRDD
- a CDS encoding FAD-dependent monooxygenase, giving the protein MTISNAIVVGGGIGGLAAAAALAQRGVAVTVLEQAPALGEVGAGLQVSPNGLAVLRNLGVVPALRSKQAVAAQAVVLRDYAAGATVAVLDLKRHRPDQSYLFVHRADLVDALAGAAKRANVTFEMGAQVASVRPGPTPQVQLADGSTRRAELIVAADGIHSVARAVLNGPDKAAFSGQVAWRAVIENSMQHPAQAHVHMGPGRHLVSYPLRGGSLVNLVAVEERDDWAQEGWNLADDPAHLKAAFSGFGGPAARMIAAVEDVTLWGLHLHPVATRWHDQGIALLGDAAHPTLPFLAQGANLALEDAWVLADAVTRNGAGGLEGYQSSRLARVPRVIRAAQGNAKRYHLRPGPVRSAAHLGLRLASRLAPGRMIGAFDWLYGHDVTDKVHRKP
- a CDS encoding AAA family ATPase, encoding MKFQGTADYVATDDLTIAVNAAVTLERPLLVKGEPGTGKTELAKQVSNALGLRMIEWNIKSTTRAQQGLYEYDAVSRLRDSQLGEERVHDVANYIRKGKLWEAFEAGEKVVLLIDEIDKADIEFPNDLLQELDKMEFFVYETGETIKAENRPIVIITSNNEKELPDAFLRRCFFHYIRFPEMETLKKIVEVHHPGIKEALLTTALTQFYEIREQQGLKKKPSTSEVLDWLKLLLAEDMDAADLKKDGASALPKLHGALLKNEQDVHLFERLAFMARGQQR